A genomic region of Populus nigra chromosome 11, ddPopNigr1.1, whole genome shotgun sequence contains the following coding sequences:
- the LOC133667895 gene encoding disease resistance protein RPV1-like isoform X2 codes for MMSPSPSSPSTLTTAQPQGIKYDVFLSFRGEDTRVGFTSHLYAALKREQILTFIDNQLVRGDEISASLLRTIEEAKLSVIVFSVNYASSKWCLEELAKIFERRRNNRQIVIPVFYQVDPSHVRNQTGSFGDALARLIKKKALTMDKEQSFRDALTDAANLSGCTLLGNSELESEFIKNIVGDVLKKLHAMSSSHTTTGLFGIDVRVSKVESLLNIESSDVLIVGIWGMGGIGKTTIAEAVCSKVRSRFQEIFFENFRQQSDLRRSFLSWLLGQETPNTMGFLSFRDSFVRERLRRIKVFIVLDDVDDLIRFEECKNLLDGRNSSFGPGSKVLITSRDKQVLSNVVDETYEVERLNDEEAIQLFSSKALKNCIPTIDQRRLIKKIVRHVQGNPLALIVLGSSLYGKTIEEWRSALNKLAQHPRIEMALKISYDGLDSEQKSIFLDIAHFFIGWEPYEVTRILDCLYGRSVKFDISTLIDKCLITISQFRLEMHDLLYEMAVNIVRAESDFPGERSRLCHPPDVVQVLEENKGTQLKVKGISLDWFWTDVHLKSDAFAMMDGLRFLCLSRTAATMHLPPTGFEYLPNKLSYLQWNGFPWKSLPPSFRAEHLVELHLRKSKLEKLWTGVKDVGNLRIIDLSDSPYLTELPDLSMAKNLVSLTLMDCPSLTEVPSSLQYLDKLEKIYLILCHNLRSFPMLDSKVLRSLSISRCLNVTTCPTISQNMGYLRLEQTSIKEVPQSVTGRLERLCLSGCSKMTKFPENLEDIRQLKLEGTAIKEVPSSIQFLTRLRYLDMSGCSKLESFPEITVPMKSLEHLSLRKTGIKEIPSSSFKHMISLRTLCLGGTPIKELPLSIKDMVCLEYLYLHGTPIKELPLSIKDMVSLRHLTFHGTAIKALPELPSSLRLHFRRNFTNCFQLDQKQLIEAMHLEIQSGEEIPHGRIQMVLPGSEIPEWFGDKGIGSSLTIQLPSNCHQLKGIAFCLVFLLPPPSQDMPYEVDDPNVHLNLDYHVKSKNSEHDGDDEVVLDSQKSLLLRWLTPCDSDHMILHYQLELVNHLRKYSGNEVTFKFYWGGMEDHESRRPFELKSCGVYLHFDENLRADKKFKRKFWEI; via the exons ATGATGTCTCCATCGCCATCTTCTCCTTCCACCTTAACCACCGCCCAGCCACAAGGAATTAAATATGATGTCTTCCTTAGTTTCAGGGGAGAAGACACTCGTGTTGGTTTTACCAGCCACCTCTATGCTGCTTTGAAACGGGAACAAATCCTAACTTTCATAGATAATCAGCTTGTGAGAGGAGATGAGATTTCGGCATCACTTCTGAGAACAATTGAAGAGGCCAAGCTTTCTGTGATCGTTTTTTCTGTAAACTATGCATCTTCCAAATGGTGCTTGGAGGAGCTTGCAAAGATTTTTGAACGTAGAAGAAATAATAGACAGATAGTTATTCCAGTATTCTACCAGGTGGATCCATCCCATGTAAGAAATCAAACAGGAAGCTTTGGCGATGCATTGGCCAGATTGATAAAGAAGAAAGCTCTGACGATGGACAAAGAGCAGAGCTTCAGAGACGCTTTGACGGATGCAGCCAATCTATCTGGATGTACCTTATTAGGGAATTCAGA GCTGGAGTCTGAATTTATTAAGAATATCGTTGgagatgttttgaaaaaattgcaTGCCATGTCTTCAAGTCACACTACGACTGGTCTATTTGGAATTGATGTTCGTGTTAGCAAAGTTGAGTCTTTGTTAAATATAGAATCTTCAGATGTTCTCATTGTAGGGATATGGGGAATGGGTGGTATCGGTAAAACAACGATTGCTGAAGCTGTTTGCAGCAAGGTTCGTTCTCGatttcaagaaatattttttgaaaactttaGGCAACAATCTGATTTGCGAAGAAGCTTTCTTTCATGGTTGCTTGGCCAAGAAACTCCGAACACTATGGGATTCTTGAGTTTTCGAGATTCTTTTGTGAGGGAGAGACTTCGTCGCATAAAGGTTTTTATTGTTCTGGATGATGTGGATGATTTAATTCGTTTTGAAGAATGCAAAAATTTGCTTGATGGACGAAATAGTTCATTTGGTCCGGGCAGTAAAGTTCTCATAACAAGTAGGGACAAGCAGGTGCTTAGCAATGTAGTTGATGAGACATATGAGGTTGAGCGGTTAAATGATGAAGAAGCTATTCAACTCTTTAGCTCGAAAGCATTGAAGAATTGCATCCCCACAATTGATCAAAGACGCTTGATAAAAAAGATTGTAAGGCATGTACAAGGCAATCCGTTGGCTCTTATAGTTTTGGGTTCCTCTCTCTATGGTAAAACCATCGAAGAATGGCGCAGTGCATTGAATAAACTAGCTCAGCACCCTCGAATTGAAATGGCGTTGAAAATTAGTTACGATGGGTTGGATTCAGAACAAAAATCCATATTTCTTGACATAGCACATTTCTTCATAGGATGGGAGCCATACGAAGTAACAAGAATATTAGATTGCTTATATGGTCGGTCTGTGAAGTTCGATATAAGCACGCTCATTGATAAGTGTCTCATAACTATTTCTCAGTTCAGACTAGAAATGCATGATTTACTATATGAAATGGCAGTTAACATTGTTCGTGCAGAATCTGATTTTCCTGGCGAACGTAGCAGGTTATGTCATCCTCCTGATGTCGTTCAAGTATTGGAGGAAAATAAG GGAACTCAATTAAAAGTTAAAGGCATATCTTTGGACTGGTTCTGGACAGATGTACACTTGAAATCTGATGCCTTCGCAATGATGGATGGTCTTAGATTTCTGTGTCTCTCTCGCACCGCAGCTACAATGCACCTTCCTCCTACTGGCTTCGAATATCTTCCTAATAAACTGAGCTATTTGCAATGGAATGGATTCCCTTGGAAATCCTTGCCGCCATCTTTTCGTGCTGAACACCTTGTCGAGCTTCACCTACGCAAAAGCAAGCTTGAAAAACTTTGGACCGGAGTAAAG GATGTTGGAAATTTAAGAATAATTGACCTATCTGACTCTCCATATTTGACGGAATTGCCAGATCTATCAATGGCCAAAAATTTAGTGTCCTTAACACTTATGGACTGTCCAAGTTTAACCGAGGTTCCGTCATCTCTTCAATATCTTGACAAGCTGGAAAAAATTTATCTCATTCTTTGCCATAATCTTAGAAGTTTTCCGATGCTTGATTCAAAGGTTCTCAGGTCCCTTTCTATAAGTCGGTGCCTAAATGTGACCACGTGTCCAACGATTTCACAAAATATGGGATACTTACGGTTGGAACAAACTTCAATCAAAGAAGTTCCACAATCAGTTACTGGCCGGTTGGAACGTCTTTGTCTAAGTGGCTGCTCAAAGATGACCAAGTTTCCGGAGAATTTAGAGGATATCAGACAATTAAAACTAGAGGGAACTGCTATTAAAGAGGTGCCCTCATCAATCCAGTTTCTCACAAGACTCCGTTATTTGGATATGAGTGGTTGCTCAAAACTTGAGAGCTTCCCAGAAATCACAGTGCCTATGAAATCTTTGGAGCATCTTAGCTTGAGGAAGACAGGCATTAAAGAGATACCCTCATCATCATTTAAGCATATGATATCCTTGAGGACTCTATGTTTAGGTGGAACGCCTATCAAAGAGCTACCCTTGTCAATCAAAGATATGGTGTGTTTGGAATATCTGTATTTGCATGGAACGCCTATCAAAGAGCTACCCTTGTCAATCAAAGATATGGTATCTTTGCGACATCTGACTTTCCATGGAACGGCTATTAAAGCGTTACCTGAGCTTCCCTCTTCGCTGAGATTACATTTTAGAAGGAATTTTACAAATTGCTTCCAATTGGATCAGAAACAACTGATAGAGGCAATGCATTTGGAAATTCAG TCCGGAGAGGAGATCCCACATGGCAGAATTCAAATGGTTCTACCAGGGAGTGAAATTCCGGAATGGTTCGGAGACAAAGGAATTGGATCTTCACTCACCATACAGTTGCCCTCAAACTGTCATCAGCTCAAGGGAATTGCTTTCTGCCTTGTCTTTCTACTCCCTCCTCCCTCCCAGGACATGCCTTATGAAGTCGATGATCCTAATGTTCATTTAAATCTTGATTACCATGTTAAGAGTAAAAACAGTGAgcatgatggtgatgatgaagtCGTCTTAGATTCCCAGAAAAGCCTTCTATTACGTTGGTTGACTCCATGTGACTCAGATCACATGATTCTACACTACCAGCTCGAATTGGTAAATCATTTACGTAAATATTCCGGCAATGAAGTTACTTTTAAATTCTACTGGGGAGGGATGGAAGATCATGAGAGCCGAAGGCCTTTCGAGTTGAAAAGCTGTGGGGTGTATCTGCACTTTGATGAAAATCTACGGGCGGACAAAaagttcaaaagaaaattttgggagatataa